The window GTTAAAATAAGTATTAAGTTTTGTACAATTGGCATTCGTTGCAACAATCTTTTTATAAATATTAACAAATCTCTCTATGTCTTCAGCGTCGGGCCACAAATAGGTTGCGTTAGTATTAGAGAACTCGGTATTATCCGGAAGATATGCAAGTAAATCAAATATATTTACACCCAACTCATCGCAACAGTTATATAAATCATAAATCTCATTTATATTCTTTTTTAACACAAGCATAGCTATTCCTATGGAATATTTATAATTATATTTCTGCCTGACCTCTGCTAAAAATTTTATGCTTTCTATAACCCTATCAAATGATTCAGGATTACCTCTCAAATAGTTGTGCGTATCCCGCAAACCATCAACAGAGATATGAAAATGAGAAACACCTGCTTCTGTTAAACGATATGCGTACTCTTTGAGAAAATACCCGTTGGTAGTAAGGGTAACTTTAATGTCTTTTTGATGTGCAAACTTTGATACTTCAACGGCCTTCTCTCCAACAAGTAAAGGCTCCCCTCCGGTTAAAATAAGTTCTTTTATCCTAAAGTGTTTTTTAGCAATATTGATTATCTTTTTCACCTCTTCCAAAGTCATTTCCTCTTCTTCAGAAGTTGTATATTTATTAACCGAACACATTTTACAGCCTAGATTGCACCTGCTGGTAATGCTAATCTGCAAGACATCAGGTTGAAGTATAGGAAAATTCAGCGAACAGGATATATTAAACAGCCCTAACTTAGCTAAGCTTGCTAAACTCTTAATATTCATTTCTCAAGTTCCCATTCTTTGCTGCTTCTTCTTATCATATAGACTCAAGAATATTATTACATTCTTTGCATATTATTTGTTTTTTATCCAGCCAATTTCTAAATTTTAAATAATTTGAAGCAATTTGTTTAATATGCTGCCTATAGATATTCCCGAATTTTAGACTTGATATATTACAACAAGGGTACACAAATCCTCTAACATCCATATACATCCCATAATGACAGAATTTGGTCTCTTTTGTTTCTAAAGATATTCCTAAGTTTAATTCTACTGCCAGCTCTTGCGCCTTATCTTTTAATCTTTTAAAACTTTGCTGAAAATCCTTACTGTAGAAATCTACTTGTTCTTCAATTGTAGGCATCCCTCCGGAAAACACTACTAAAGGTATCAAGGTTATCTCTTTTACTCCTATTTTATTAGCCAAATTTATAAGAGCTTCGAGGCCGGGGAACGTGCTTTTTAACACTACGGTGTTAAATGATAGAATAGGACTATTTTTTTTAAGTTTATATTTATATGTATTTAATCGGTGAATATTCTGCATTACCTTATCCAAGGTACTATTCGATTTTATTCTTGCATATAATTGCGGGTTTGCCGAATCTATAGATATCCTTATTTTATCTATACCAGCCTCAACGAGTTCCTCTGCAATAAAATCATCGATTAATGTTCCATTGCTCACAAGCCACACAGTCAGCCCTTTTAATTTAGTAAAATGCAGTATCTTTAAAATATCCGGACACAAGAATGGCTCTCCTAAGCCCTGGGAATTCAGCTCCTGTATGTTAAACATAGTAAGTATTTTATCTAAACCCATTTTAAACTGTTCAAAAGATACACTCCGAAGTTGCGGAGATTCCTTCCTTAAGGTTCTCCAGCATATACTGCAGTTGAGATTACAATGGTTAGTAACTTCAAATTGAATTGTTCTAATATTTTGTAAAAGCGGATTTCTTTTATAAAAATCTTTGCTTATGAAGAAACTTTTCATAGTAAAATTAAACAATATTTGTTCTCTCCGACTTTAAGTCTGTAATACCTGTAAAGAAATAAGCCTGGTTACAATCTTAAATATTTTATGACGGAATTCTCTCTCTTTAGGTGTATTATTTGGGGCATACCAGCCATCCTCTTTGAATTCTATGCCATATTTTTGGGCACGGCGATACAGAATAGAATTCCCGGGAATTCCACATTTCTGCCCACTGGAAATAGAACCGAAGTAACGTCTGTTTTTTATTATAAACCATAAGGTCCTGATAAAATCTACCCTTGTCTCTCCCGGAAATCCTATTATAAAAAACGTTGCTGTGCTTATTTTAACTTTATGGGTATTTTTCAGCACTTCCTGAGCCAACTTTATATTAAAATTCTTACCCATAGCTTTTACAATTCTTTGCGAACCACTCTCAATACCGTAAGATAGCCACCTACATCCTGCGCCGTACATTTTTTCCAGAAAATCTTTATTCATTTCCGGCCGAATAATAGCCTTACCCCCCCAATAGACTCCAATTCTCCTTCGGATAAACAAATCACATAGTTTATCCAGCTCTCTTATATTCCCATTGATTAAGGCATCAACTATATCAAATTTCTTAATACCATACCGACTCTTTAGATAGCAAATTTCTTCAAAGACATTCTCCGGCTTTCTATAACGGTACTTATTCCAAAGGGGTTTTGCCCCGCAAAATTTGCAATAATTTATACAACCGCGACTAGCAAGAATAGGCAACACCTCGCTGATATAATCGTCCAAGTTAAAACCGTCAAAAGTAGGAAACGGTATTTTATCGATTTCCTCTATTTCTCCACCTAAGTTATCATAAAGTTTATCTTCTTGATATAAGATTCCTTTTATATGCTTTACATCCTTCTTGTTCTGAATAGCTTTAATGGCATTTTCCAGGATAAGTTCTCCTTCCCCAATAACGACAATATCCACACAGTCTTTTTTTATAAACTCATAACCGTTTTCATGCCGGGAAGCTTCCGGCCCGCCAAAGATTATAATTTTTTTCTTATCCATTTCCTTTATCTCGGCAGCCAGCATTAAACTGGAAAGGTAATTAGAATAATAAGTTGAAAAACATATAATATCTATTCCGCAATCATTGACTTTATCTGCCCATACCTGTATAGATTTTACAATATCTAAATTTTTCAGTATTATTTTGTCGAAATTCTCTTCTGGAAGCCAACAATTGAATTGGTTGCCGTTAAAGAGATATCTTTTATCGGCAGGAGTATTCTTATACAGCTCAATATTAAAATCGAAGATGTTAACATCATAGTTTTTCCGTTTAAGGTAGCTACTTAAATAGGCGGTAGCTATCGGCGGGGCTTCCACATTCCATGCCGGCATCATTACCATTGCAATTTTCAAAAAATTATCTCCTGTCCAAATGTTAATTAAGAAACAGTTCTTTTTTAAAAGAATTTAAAATTTTTCTTGCTTTAAAATAACCTACATCTTTTTTTCTATAAGCCTTGGCGGTATTCTGCGTGGTATTTAACATGCCTATTTTATGCAAAAATTTGTTAAATATGTTCTGTCTATGTATTCTTTCTATTTCGGTGTTATCGCCATATTGCCATTTTCCCTGTGGATAAGTCGCTATATTTAACCCGGAAGAATTTCGGTATAAACTGGACCCCTTAATAATTTCTAATCGGTTTGCCGGTGAAGCTTGATTTATATATTTTTTGTTTTTTACTATGAATTCCATAGTTTCAAATAAATCTTCTCGTGTTTCTCCAGGAAAGCCTACTATCCAATTAGTAGAAGTCTGTATCCCATGTCTTGTAGCATGTTTTAAATTTTTTTCTATTTCTTTGAAGGTATAGATTTTTTTCATCAACTTTAGAACCTTGATTGAAGTAGATTCTACCCCAAAAGTTACAGTTCTACACCCTGCATCATACATTTTTCTGAATAAGTCCCCAGGCATATCAGCTCTTACTACCATATTTCCGCTCCAGAACAAATCATTAATACCTGTGCTTATCAAAGCATCACACATTTCCTCTAAAAGTTTTAAGTTCCCATTAATTAATAAGTCATTAAATTTCATTCTTCTTAATGAATAATTTCTATATAGATAAAGAATCTCTTCTGCAATTTTTTTACAACTTCTATTCCTGTATTTTTCTTGGTACCAGGTATCTACACAGAAAGTGCACCTATTGATACAACCTCTACTAGTAAGAAGAGGTAAAGAATTTCTGTGTAGATATTTATTTAGAGGAAACAGTGAGAAGTCCGGAATAGGAAGGTCATCTAAATTGCTTATACAATCTCTTGCAACAGTAGTAATTTTACTTTTACCGTCGTACATTACCAAACCTTTACACTCTGCTGAAAACTTACCCTGAGAAATCTTCTCTATCATTTCTACTAGAGTAATTTCGCCTTCACCTAAAACTATATAATCTCCTTTGCCTGGCCTTGAAAGAAAATAGCCCGGCTCTTCTTCACGACTACACTCTGGCCCGCCAAAAACTATTATTTTGTCAGGAGCCAGTTCTTTAATCTTAGAAGACAAATGAACACTGAATGCGCTGGATGTGGTTTGGACAGAAAAGCCGATGATATCTGCTTTAGTCCTTAATACCCTATCGGCATAAATATCGGCAATCTTATTTAATTCGTTTTTTTGTAGAAAAAAATTAGTGGGTAAGCAATATACATAATTTTCGGGTTTCCAAAATTTCTTATATTGTTGATAGGCATGAAAAAAATCAACGTTGATATCCAGCACTTCAACTGAAAAATTTTTCCTTTTCAAAGCAGCTATCAGATAAGCCAGCCCCAAAGGCGGCATCTCTATGTCATAAACAGGACACTGAATTAATAATATTTTCATTGACTATTCCTTAAGGCTTGGACATACACGGTTGCAGACATAGCTGTTTGCATCTTTTTATTTTCATTCTTGCTTTCCGGGCTTCTTTTGAATACCATATTTTCTTTAACTTTCCACTTCTTATATTTCCATATTCCCACCCGCACATACTCATATCTCCGTGAGGATTTATCTGAATCCAGTGAAACCCGGCAAAACATCGCCAATAAGGATTACTCAATTTACCGGCAAAATATTTTTCGTATAAGGCTAAGTTATCGAAGTTTGAAATAACAGGCCGTTTATATTTTTCTCTATAATGTGAAATTTTATTTATACTCGATTTAAATGAATTTATCTTATTGGAATCAAATAAAAAATTGTTAGTTGAATGATTCTTATGTGTATAAGTATTATCTTCTATAAAGGGAATAAACAATATATGATTTATGGAAAGTTCCCTGCCTAAGTCTAGCAATAGAAGCATTTCCGTATAATTAAATATGTTGACAGTAAAAGATAAACCTATTGTTAACTCTGTATCTTTTAATTGATTTAGAATCTTTATGCCTTCTAAAGTCTTTTTAAAGGACCCTTGGCCTCTTATATAATCATGGGTTTTATCCGAAGCTCCGTCTAAAGAAATTTGCAAGTTGTTTACTTTCGCATCAATTATCTTAGAAGCTACGTCCCTGTCAATAAGCGTCCCGTTGGTAGTTACGGTTACCTTCATTTGCGTATTTTCGTTGACAAATTTAATTATTTCAAAAATATCATTCCTTAGAAAGGGCTCTCCGCCGGAAAAGACTATTGTTTTTATCCTCATTCTATCGGCCTGCAAAATTATATTTTTAATCTCATCTACGGTCAATTCCTGTTTTTTTTGCGAAGGGAATTTATAGGTTGTGCAAATTTTACACTTAAGATTGCATCTGCCCGTTACATTAATCTGAATAAAGGACGGGCTAACGAAAGGAAAATTAAACATTCTGGAAATGGTATATTTAGTACCAATAAAACGTCGTTTTAATTTTATTTTAGAATCCTTATTCATAGCTTATTAAAAGGTAAAAGTTTGCGTACATAAAGTTAAGTGACTTTTCTTAATATACCATTTGCAATTTTCTTAACTAATGAAGTTATATTTATTAACTCCGGCTCATGCATTTCGGGGAATAGACATACCTTCTCACATCTCTTAATTATTTTTCGCATCCTCCTTGCCTCTTGCCCATACCATATTTCTCTCAAAGTTTTTTTCCTTATATCGCCTATCATATCCCGGCACATCCATACCCCGTAACTTTTCTGTTCATTATAAGAAATAATTAATCTCGTAAAACCGATAAAGCAGCTTCCTTTTGACGAGGAATAGCCGTCATTAAAATATTGCGGCAGGAGCTTTACCCCCGGACAAAAATCCAAAAAATTGGTTGCTTTATTAAAGATTTCCAAATCTTCGCATATTTTTTCAAAAAAATCTTTCTCGGAAGGAGGAATCCAAAAAGAGTTTTCACTAAAATCTCTACGGAGAGGATCGGCGTTACTTACATGTGCCGGCCTTAATGCCAATCTCCTGCACCCTAAGCCTTGTGAGAGCTGAGCAATATTAACCAAATCCTTGTAATTCTGACGGGTAATTGTTGCTGTTACGCCTACGGATTTGCCGTTAGCAATAAATTTTTTGATATTATTTATAACAACGTCAAAACTCCCCTTTACTCCTCTTATACATTCATATATTTGAGCCGTGGAGCCATCCAGCGAAACCTGTAAATGATCTACTTCGGAATTAACTATTTTCTCAACAATATTCTTTTCATAAAACCCATTTGTAATCATTATAACTTTACGGCCTTTATCTTTAGCGTAAGCAATAATCTCAAATATACCGCTATACAGAAAAGGCTCTCCCCCCGTCAGGACTAAATCGGGAATTTTCAATGCCGCCATTTCATCAATAATGTTTTTTATCTCTTCGCAAGTAATTTCATATTCTTTGTCGAATTTACAATTTTTTATATCGCACATTATGCACTTTTGGTTACAGATATAATTTAAAGTAAGCGTTATATTACGGGGCGGATACAAAGGGAAATTAATCTTCTTTGACAAAAAATATAATATCCTTTCCCAAGTAGCACTTTTTTTACACACTAAAGTACCTCTATTTTATACCTACTATTCTTTTAAAAAGCCTTCTTATGTCTGCCAGAATATCTGAAGGCAAATAGACACAATCCTGGAGGCAATGTTTATTACACTGTTTGACTATATTTCTTATCCGCATAGCTTCCTGTGAAAACCAGATTTCTTTTAAACTTTTTTTTTCCAAATCTCCGTACATCCCCACGCAACTCCACACTTTTCCATCATAACCTATAACTATCCGCTTAATTGTTTCGTAACATCTAAATCCGCTTCCCGGGCTTTCACCTTTAAAATAGCCAGGAAGAGCTTCTAATACTGCCTTATCGGTACAAATCTCAAAATCTTCAAGTGTATCTTTTAGGTGTATTATTTTTTGCATATACTTCTTTAATTTAATAATATTCTCTTTAGACGGCCATAAATCATTTTTTCTTTTTTCAGACATCTTTATATTATTAGAGAGGAGCGGCTGGAAGATAATGCAATTACATTTATTGGCTCTGGCAAATTCAATCATCGGTAATATATCATTAATATTTTTATCCATAATTGTAAAATTTATTCCAACCGTAGGAAATAGAGATTTATATTTAGACTTATAATAAATTAATTTATTGATGTTTTTCTCTGCCTTATTAAAAACGGTTTTGCCTCTAATCTCATCATTTGTATCTTCTAATCCATCTAAAGAAATAGTAATATGGTTCAACTTAATTTCGAGCAATTTTTGAATAATCTTGTCGTTAAGCAACACCCCGTTTGTAACAATATCTACTTTTTCTATACTATGGGTAACAGCGAATTCTGCAATCGCAAGCAAATCGTCTCTCATCAATGGCTCCCCGCCGGAGAATATAAGGTGCTTTATTCCCATGCCTTCTATTTGGCAAATAGTCTCTTTTATTTTTGATGTAGTTAATTCTTTTGCTTTATCTGAAGTCTTGTTGATAGCACACATTTTGCATCTTAAGTTGCATCGATTAGTAGGAGAAAAATAGACATGCTCGGGAGGAATTAAAGGATAGGACAATACTCTACCGAAATAATATCCTAATTTTTCTTCGAGCATGGTATATTCTTTTTCCAAACGATTATTCATCTTTCTTTTTCATTTTTTGTTATAAAATCTTATTAAATTTGGAAGATTTTGCGCTGTTTCTTGAGAATAACAACTCTGCATACATAAATTTTTACAATTTTTTGAATGAATACGCAATTTATAAGCTTCTTTTGATTCCCAAGCTCTTTTTAAAGAAATTTTATCTAAATTCCCGCAAATTCCGTGACAACTATAAATTAAAGGTTCATTTTTTGCATAACAGATAAACACAGTTTTAAATCCGCCAAAACATATCCAATCTTTCTGTGTAAGTTGTCTCTGGTAATATTTAAGCAATAGCTCCAGGCGGGGCTCTTCGCAAATAGTTATGTGCTTTGGTCTATATTTTCTTAGCTTTGCGAGTTCGTCTTTCAATATGGCGACGTCTTCTTTCTCTAGCCAAAACGGAGATAATCTTCTGTCAAAAAAATTTGTATTATCGCTCGCTAACGGCTGGAAATTAATTACATCGGCACCTAATTCATCGGCTAATTTGACCAGTTTAAATAATTCTTTTACATTTCTATTCATAACCGTACAGGCAATTCCTATCGACAAAGAACCATTGTTGTTTCTTTTTTCCATTAAAATCTTTATCGCCTTTATTGCCTTTTTAAATGCGCCTCTGCCTCTGAAAAAATCGTGTGTGTGGCCTAATCCATCAATAGAAAAATGGATGTGATTTATCTTGGAGTTGATAATCCTGTCTGCTAACTCACTGCCTATCGACATACCGTTGGTAGTAATTATATTTTGTAATCCTTTCTTATGAGAGTAATTACAAATTTCGAATATATCTTCTCGCAAGAAAGGTTCTCCGCCGGTTAAAACTACTTTTCTTACTGTATAATCAGCAGCTTCCTCAATTATATGAAATATCTGTCCAGTAGACAGCTCTTCTTTCCGAGGCAATAAATCAACTATACTGCACATTTTGCATCTTAAATTGCATCTATAGGTGAGCGAAATCTGAATTATTTCTGGCGCAATTATAGGATAATCTATTTTCCGGGATAACCAAGAAAGAAACGTATTCATTATTCAGGGTCACAAAAACATGGCAACAAACATGGCCATGAACATTTTGCTACTCTTTCCCTTGCCTTAATCATTTGTCTACTCTGAAGAATATCTTCCAAATCCTGCTTCTTTATGTTTCCATAAGACGAAAAACAAGTTCTGCTTTCTCCCTGATTAGAAACTAAAATTGTATATTTAGCAGATATACATTTCACATCCTCAGAAGTAATTATGCCCCGGAAATATTTTTTAATACATGATAAATTCTTAATAGAATTCCTTACAAAGCATGGATTCTCTTTCTTAAATTCTATTAATCCATCTATAATTTCATCAAGCATATTAAACCTTTCTTTTGGAATCCAGAAAAGGGATTTGTTCCGTTGAGTCATTTTTAAATTATTTGGCAGTAATGCCTGGAATTGCAAGGAATTTGCTCCTAATGACAAAATAAGCCCTGTCAACTCAAGCAATTCTTCCAGATTTTGATTTAAAATTACAACAATCGCATTAAAGTTTACCCGGGGATATTCTTTTTTTAATTGTGCAAGCAACTCCAGTCCTTTTACTGTTTTTTGCCAGGAGATATCAGAATTTCTTATCGCATTATGTATTTGTGGCTTTACGGAATCCAAAGAAATAACCGGAGAAATTGTATTGTCTACAAGATACGGGGTTAATCTCTTTAAGTATTCTTCTATAACTACCCCATTGCTTAAAATTCCTAAATTTTTAATCCCTAATGTTTTTGTATAATCAAGTATTTCAAATATATCTTTCCTTAACAAAGGCTCTCCTCCGGATAAAGTAATTTCTTTTATTCCTACTCCTTTAGTTTGGGAAAGAATCTTTTTAATATAAGAAATAGGAATATCCTTATCTCTATTTGCTGTCTTCCATATATCGCAAATCCGGCAAGAAAGATTGCAAGAATGAGTAATATCTAATATAAGAAGGCGGGGAATGCAGAAAGGCTTTTTCTCTCTCTTTAAGGACTTTTCACTTATTCTAATAAATTCTAAGACATTACCTGCAATGTAGAAAATTTTATGAAGGACAAAATGTGAATAGATAGATATTTTTTTATGGATATCATTAACATTACTTTCTTTTATAAGCCTTCTTCCTAAAGAATAGCTAAAACGAGGAATCTTTATAATATTAATCAAAATAGCAATCCAGAAAGAAAACTTACCTGTTTTTAATTCCTTCAATAAAGGGTGGTCTTTATGCACACATTGGGTTAATAAATTTCCTCTTCCATAAATACAGGCTTGCCTTATAAAACTGTTTAGAGTATCATTTCGATAATGGAGGACTTTTATATTCTTATTCCAGATAAATCTATGCCCGTGTTTAAATAAACGCCAGAAGAATTCTAAGTCTTCTCCTCCTGGCAAAGAAAATCTCTCATTAAATGTATATTTATCAAAAATCCGTCTTTTAAAAGAAACATTGCAGGTTGGAAAAAATATAATCTCTTTTTTCTTATTTAAATTAGTTTGGATAGCGCCGTTGCTTAAAAATTGACCCACCATAATACTCGTTTTTTTATAAGGAGTTTCTGTCAGGCCCCCCACAGTGATAATTTCTGGATTTTTTTTATGGGACTCAACCATCAGCTTAACCCAATCTCTATCTAATGTACAGTCATCATCGGTAAAACCAATAATTTTCCCTTTTGCTTCTTTTATCCCTAAGTTGCGGGCGCAAGCTGGCCCTTTATGAAGCTGCTGAATATATCTTAGATTTTTATACTTTTGCATTAAGGCATCTATCATCTGGGGGATGTCATCCGATGAGCCATCGTCTACTATTATAATCTCATACTTATCCTTTGAATAGTCCTGCTCATCCAAAGACAAAAGGCATCTCTTTAATGTCTCTTTTCTGTTATAAGCTGGGATTATTATCGATAATTCCATTTATTTGCTGTTCTCCATATTCCCAATATTCAGCTAGGTTGTTGCTCTTATTGGCCAAAATCTTTATACAAGTCAAACTGAGAGCAGGAAAATTGTGAGAAAAACTAATCGCGTCTTCGCCTTCTGGCCCTTCTTCTAGTATGACCTCTGTATAAAAGGATTTCTTTTCTTTATTTACTACCATTACTATGATATTGTCTCCATTGTTGCATGCATAAACATTAAGTCTCCCGGGTAAGGAGCTTCCGGCATCTAAAATACTGCCTTTGAAATTCAATGAATATAAAGCCAAAACGTAATATAGAGGAGTAATGTTATCCGTTTCGTCAATTAAAGCTATATTATGATCTGATGAATTTAAGCAAAATTGCGTTGCGTAGCCTACCCTATATTTGGCCATAATACCGTAAAGGTCAGCAAGGTATAAAACTTTTATAATTGGGTCATAATCTACCATCGATTGAGATTCTATATTAAATTCTGTAATTGCTAATTCTGTCCCGGGGTAATTGGTTTCTATCCATTTTTTAAATTTTGGTAAAACTTCGCCGATTTGTCCGCAAGGAAGGGAATGGTCATAATTATTAATATAATTATGGCTCCACCAGGTCTGGGTTGACCTCAAAATCAGCGAGATGTCTTTTTCTATCTTACCTGTCAGGGGGTCTCTAAAAATAGGATACAGATGGAAACTCA is drawn from Patescibacteria group bacterium and contains these coding sequences:
- a CDS encoding radical SAM protein, coding for MNIKSLASLAKLGLFNISCSLNFPILQPDVLQISITSRCNLGCKMCSVNKYTTSEEEEMTLEEVKKIINIAKKHFRIKELILTGGEPLLVGEKAVEVSKFAHQKDIKVTLTTNGYFLKEYAYRLTEAGVSHFHISVDGLRDTHNYLRGNPESFDRVIESIKFLAEVRQKYNYKYSIGIAMLVLKKNINEIYDLYNCCDELGVNIFDLLAYLPDNTEFSNTNATYLWPDAEDIERFVNIYKKIVATNANCTKLNTYFNAELLCKYYKRIMQSKDWRCFAGFKNFFITMSDPKRQGRLEPCLFMCKTHIPLRDYDYNLKKMWYSYRAYKARIAIRRCKTYCYQMCFSLPSFRRLLRNK
- a CDS encoding radical SAM protein → MKSFFISKDFYKRNPLLQNIRTIQFEVTNHCNLNCSICWRTLRKESPQLRSVSFEQFKMGLDKILTMFNIQELNSQGLGEPFLCPDILKILHFTKLKGLTVWLVSNGTLIDDFIAEELVEAGIDKIRISIDSANPQLYARIKSNSTLDKVMQNIHRLNTYKYKLKKNSPILSFNTVVLKSTFPGLEALINLANKIGVKEITLIPLVVFSGGMPTIEEQVDFYSKDFQQSFKRLKDKAQELAVELNLGISLETKETKFCHYGMYMDVRGFVYPCCNISSLKFGNIYRQHIKQIASNYLKFRNWLDKKQIICKECNNILESI
- a CDS encoding radical SAM protein gives rise to the protein MKIAMVMMPAWNVEAPPIATAYLSSYLKRKNYDVNIFDFNIELYKNTPADKRYLFNGNQFNCWLPEENFDKIILKNLDIVKSIQVWADKVNDCGIDIICFSTYYSNYLSSLMLAAEIKEMDKKKIIIFGGPEASRHENGYEFIKKDCVDIVVIGEGELILENAIKAIQNKKDVKHIKGILYQEDKLYDNLGGEIEEIDKIPFPTFDGFNLDDYISEVLPILASRGCINYCKFCGAKPLWNKYRYRKPENVFEEICYLKSRYGIKKFDIVDALINGNIRELDKLCDLFIRRRIGVYWGGKAIIRPEMNKDFLEKMYGAGCRWLSYGIESGSQRIVKAMGKNFNIKLAQEVLKNTHKVKISTATFFIIGFPGETRVDFIRTLWFIIKNRRYFGSISSGQKCGIPGNSILYRRAQKYGIEFKEDGWYAPNNTPKEREFRHKIFKIVTRLISLQVLQT
- a CDS encoding radical SAM protein; the protein is MKILLIQCPVYDIEMPPLGLAYLIAALKRKNFSVEVLDINVDFFHAYQQYKKFWKPENYVYCLPTNFFLQKNELNKIADIYADRVLRTKADIIGFSVQTTSSAFSVHLSSKIKELAPDKIIVFGGPECSREEEPGYFLSRPGKGDYIVLGEGEITLVEMIEKISQGKFSAECKGLVMYDGKSKITTVARDCISNLDDLPIPDFSLFPLNKYLHRNSLPLLTSRGCINRCTFCVDTWYQEKYRNRSCKKIAEEILYLYRNYSLRRMKFNDLLINGNLKLLEEMCDALISTGINDLFWSGNMVVRADMPGDLFRKMYDAGCRTVTFGVESTSIKVLKLMKKIYTFKEIEKNLKHATRHGIQTSTNWIVGFPGETREDLFETMEFIVKNKKYINQASPANRLEIIKGSSLYRNSSGLNIATYPQGKWQYGDNTEIERIHRQNIFNKFLHKIGMLNTTQNTAKAYRKKDVGYFKARKILNSFKKELFLN
- a CDS encoding radical SAM protein produces the protein MNKDSKIKLKRRFIGTKYTISRMFNFPFVSPSFIQINVTGRCNLKCKICTTYKFPSQKKQELTVDEIKNIILQADRMRIKTIVFSGGEPFLRNDIFEIIKFVNENTQMKVTVTTNGTLIDRDVASKIIDAKVNNLQISLDGASDKTHDYIRGQGSFKKTLEGIKILNQLKDTELTIGLSFTVNIFNYTEMLLLLDLGRELSINHILFIPFIEDNTYTHKNHSTNNFLFDSNKINSFKSSINKISHYREKYKRPVISNFDNLALYEKYFAGKLSNPYWRCFAGFHWIQINPHGDMSMCGWEYGNIRSGKLKKIWYSKEARKARMKIKRCKQLCLQPCMSKP
- a CDS encoding radical SAM protein, which translates into the protein MCDIKNCKFDKEYEITCEEIKNIIDEMAALKIPDLVLTGGEPFLYSGIFEIIAYAKDKGRKVIMITNGFYEKNIVEKIVNSEVDHLQVSLDGSTAQIYECIRGVKGSFDVVINNIKKFIANGKSVGVTATITRQNYKDLVNIAQLSQGLGCRRLALRPAHVSNADPLRRDFSENSFWIPPSEKDFFEKICEDLEIFNKATNFLDFCPGVKLLPQYFNDGYSSSKGSCFIGFTRLIISYNEQKSYGVWMCRDMIGDIRKKTLREIWYGQEARRMRKIIKRCEKVCLFPEMHEPELINITSLVKKIANGILRKVT
- a CDS encoding radical SAM protein — translated: MNNRLEKEYTMLEEKLGYYFGRVLSYPLIPPEHVYFSPTNRCNLRCKMCAINKTSDKAKELTTSKIKETICQIEGMGIKHLIFSGGEPLMRDDLLAIAEFAVTHSIEKVDIVTNGVLLNDKIIQKLLEIKLNHITISLDGLEDTNDEIRGKTVFNKAEKNINKLIYYKSKYKSLFPTVGINFTIMDKNINDILPMIEFARANKCNCIIFQPLLSNNIKMSEKRKNDLWPSKENIIKLKKYMQKIIHLKDTLEDFEICTDKAVLEALPGYFKGESPGSGFRCYETIKRIVIGYDGKVWSCVGMYGDLEKKSLKEIWFSQEAMRIRNIVKQCNKHCLQDCVYLPSDILADIRRLFKRIVGIK
- a CDS encoding radical SAM protein; the protein is MNTFLSWLSRKIDYPIIAPEIIQISLTYRCNLRCKMCSIVDLLPRKEELSTGQIFHIIEEAADYTVRKVVLTGGEPFLREDIFEICNYSHKKGLQNIITTNGMSIGSELADRIINSKINHIHFSIDGLGHTHDFFRGRGAFKKAIKAIKILMEKRNNNGSLSIGIACTVMNRNVKELFKLVKLADELGADVINFQPLASDNTNFFDRRLSPFWLEKEDVAILKDELAKLRKYRPKHITICEEPRLELLLKYYQRQLTQKDWICFGGFKTVFICYAKNEPLIYSCHGICGNLDKISLKRAWESKEAYKLRIHSKNCKNLCMQSCYSQETAQNLPNLIRFYNKK
- a CDS encoding glycosyltransferase, whose protein sequence is MELSIIIPAYNRKETLKRCLLSLDEQDYSKDKYEIIIVDDGSSDDIPQMIDALMQKYKNLRYIQQLHKGPACARNLGIKEAKGKIIGFTDDDCTLDRDWVKLMVESHKKNPEIITVGGLTETPYKKTSIMVGQFLSNGAIQTNLNKKKEIIFFPTCNVSFKRRIFDKYTFNERFSLPGGEDLEFFWRLFKHGHRFIWNKNIKVLHYRNDTLNSFIRQACIYGRGNLLTQCVHKDHPLLKELKTGKFSFWIAILINIIKIPRFSYSLGRRLIKESNVNDIHKKISIYSHFVLHKIFYIAGNVLEFIRISEKSLKREKKPFCIPRLLILDITHSCNLSCRICDIWKTANRDKDIPISYIKKILSQTKGVGIKEITLSGGEPLLRKDIFEILDYTKTLGIKNLGILSNGVVIEEYLKRLTPYLVDNTISPVISLDSVKPQIHNAIRNSDISWQKTVKGLELLAQLKKEYPRVNFNAIVVILNQNLEELLELTGLILSLGANSLQFQALLPNNLKMTQRNKSLFWIPKERFNMLDEIIDGLIEFKKENPCFVRNSIKNLSCIKKYFRGIITSEDVKCISAKYTILVSNQGESRTCFSSYGNIKKQDLEDILQSRQMIKARERVAKCSWPCLLPCFCDPE